A segment of the Nilaparvata lugens isolate BPH chromosome X, ASM1435652v1, whole genome shotgun sequence genome:
atTATTATCGAATGAACTGAATATTAAATGATTTAGTTTTTTTCTATGGAAAATAAGAAATActggaataaaaaaaatgtctATTTCATTAATGCCTCATTGGtcaaatattcataataatatgataataataatatattataatgatattaaatatataataataatgataatattataaataatactcATATAATTCAAAAACAGCGCATACGAGTTGCATTTCCGGCGAAGAAATACAGTATCCACTATCCAGCTCTCTCCCTCATAGAAAGTTTCAgcaaattcaaatcaaagatCCCTTATAAGTgcttattgaatttatttacgtttttaattaatatttcaattgatttaatttttagTTTTGAATTATGGAAAACGAAGCTCGTTTCTTCAGACCTGAGGAAGGTGAATAATTCAATCTCAATCtatcaatttgaaaaagttttgacaTTTCTGAACTCATTCAATGCAATAGGCtagtaattttaaaataaatttggacATAAAGACAATTAAACCAATgtaaaatatagaaattgggctGATAAGTGTAGGAActtgattattataaactaaattGGAAATTGTGCATATCATGGCACGCAAAAGGTATCATGATGCCAATTACATTTCCCGCGGATAGCAGGATATACCAAgatgaaattaaaatatatagttacccaacattgttgtcgatttcgtGGGGTTTACTTAAAAACTCATGACATTtttaaatcattataattttttacagCTCTGACGTGTTCCAAAATAGTCAATTAATATGTAGAATTCGACGAGAAATATAATGGAATCATCAGTCACATTACAGTACGGTACCTACCTCGTACCGTGTATAGCTAGATCGAACGTTTCAAAACGTTTAGTGCTTGTTGCACAAAattcggttgaattttaatcatgattaattccacgagaaccaatcagagaagccttctttgattggttctcgtgaaattaatcacgattaaaatttaaccggctttcgtgcaaTCGGGCCTTAGGTTTCTAACCTAACATTGTTGAAACATTCAACAAAATGTAGTTGTTTATTATACAAATACTTTTTTGTTGTTTCACAATAGTTAGATTGTGATAATAACCGATATTTTGAACTATTGGAATTCGTAGAAAAATTCAGAAGAAAATTTGTTAAATaccagagaagccttctttgattggttctcgtgaaaattaatcacgattaaaattcaaccggctttcgTGCAATCGGGCCTTAGGTTTCTAACCTAACTTTGTTGAAACATTCAACAAAATGTAGTTGTTTATTATACAAATACTTTTTTGTTGTTTCACAATAGTTAGATTGTGATAATAACCGATATTTTGAACTATTGGAATTCGTAGAAAAATTCAGAAGAAAATTTGTTAAATACACTTTTGATAAGCGGTAGCACAAATCCTTTATAATAGTTCAGTAAAATGGTCATTTTTCAGAAAAGAACCCCAAAAGAATTTTTCTTGTCGGTTTTTTACGTATTTTGAGGCGCTGAATACGAATTTGGAATtcgctgacacgccagagggtgGCTTCACCCAAAAAAAAACCCAAAACACCCAAATTTtgggacatttttcaatttttccattttatttcgaAAACCTTGGGTTTCTCAAAAAATAgcattttatacaaaattaaagacaatagaattttcaataaattagtagTCGACCAGGATTCTAAAAATTTCTGGTTTTGGAGCTATAGAGTTTCAAGAAGGGGTAGGCCCATTtttagaagttttttttttttgaaactcACTAACTTACTTCCACTCCATATACAACTTAAACTCCATACAACTTGGAGTATTATATAGTAATGATAAAAATCACATATCATAATATGAAAGTACAATAAACTTTGAACAAGACTACTCAGACATTTTGGAATTTAGAAAACCATTATGTCccacagccaaaatacaaatttttcattgtaaTAACTTTCAAGGCATTTCTAACCGATCAAATCAATATTTCgcatcatattgttatgcaagGGTTGTTATTCTATCAGAATCATCCGTTAGGTGcacataatttcattatttcctaGTGGGGTGGCACTTATAAGGACATTACCCGTATcacaaggatcaaaatttcaaagacTCATACcttttgacaaaaaaaaatgatcTGATCCCATCGTACCGGTACTACAGCTTATTCTTTACAGCtcatcaaggcggttcaaaattatgttttctaactcaaatttgatcaaaaaatggaaaattcctCCTCATACTCACATTTTTTACTCAGAAATGGCTTATTTCCATATCAAAGCTGGCAATCTTGTGAATCACTTCACATGagtaattcaaaatttttagtgaaaattgtagagatttttcttttctttccaCTCCCATAAACAATAGGCTACTTTTATTTCAATAccattcaaaagttacagccaattagaaagagatttctatttttcatgaTAAAGATTTGCGATTGGTCTCTAATTGAAGAGAAATCCATATGCTTTATAAGCTGATTAGCCTCGATTCCATCTTGAATCAATgtttataatagaaaaactgCCAATACTGTGAAAATAGCAATAtctttatcttttgaaacagataaATCTAACTTCACGAATATATTTTAACAAATTCATtcacctcacatgaaagagaagattctgttctacaattcaagACCAAGTACAATTTTTACCATATCGGGTTACCGAAATAGCCTATACACAgctttttgaatatagaaattggctaTTTTTTGTGTATGGGAATATGGGCTAAAGTATAGCCTACCTACACTCATGCAaggatgaattttcaattttttgatcaaatttaagtTATCATACATGATATTGAACCGCCTTGTCATGCTGAGAAAAATAAGCTGTAGTACAATAGGAGATCCGATCATTGTGTAAAAAGTTAAATTGGTATTGTGCTGTAGAACATGGTATTCTATTtctgggtgtattccccctcgcCACTttactaaattaaaaaattcctGAGGAATCTTGTTcagaattatattattgttctcTCACATGATGTGTGATTCTCTATCAGTACTACATACTACTCGATTAGTAGTATGACAGACACAGAATCACAATTGTAGTATGTAGTACTGATAGAGAGTCACACATCATGTGAAAGAACAAGTGCGAAAATTAAAATGGGGGTTTTGCGGGAGAAGCCACCCTCTGGCGTGGCAGCAAATTCGAGTTctgcgccccaaaatacatatacaaccgtcgagaaaaactatttcggggctgtttcctgaacaatgactatttgactggactatcagTTATTGATATATGTAAAGGCAAGTATGTTTCTTCATATAAGAGTATTCTTCAAGCTTGAAGGTTGCTAACTGTTAACTAAATTATCCAAGAGATAAGTTTCACATGCAAGTGgagtattttttctttagggctacttttaatataaatataataaaataaatctcattaatttttatttataagaagaGTATAATTTTATATACTATATCAAATCTAAATTACCGTAACGTAAGGCTCATatccaattttcaatttcaagtaccGTACTCAGTTCAAATACTGTACTTTAATGCCTTGCTATAAACCTCAACCTTATCTAACCAGCTTCAAGAATTTGGTATAATCTTTTAGACCCTATAACTTACTACTGTACCTATCCTACTGATTAGTAACGAAGCCGTGAATTTAAGCCTTGGGAACAAGGTGCGAGATGACCTTTATTCAACAAGCCCACTAGCCAAATTAGCACACGGCTAAGATATTGTCACGCTCCCTTTGCCCCAGGCGTCAGGCGCGGATCCAGGGCTCTGATTGGAGTGATAGTCCGTGGGACAAATCCCCCCCTCCACCTCCCACTCGGAAAATTGTTGaagttttttatttgaaaacagCATTTGAGAgccatattttttaatattaatttgatttagaTTAGTTCAATCAAATGTCAAGGTCATGATACTTATTTCTGCAACATTCATTTCTGTTTCCCGCACCCAATAACGATTCGCATCGGTGTAAGTAAGGCTTAAACCTAGAGTTCACTCAAATACACTTTTTTATCTCTCTTCAAACATGAAAAATCCCCTTTCCAACAAATTTTGCTGAATGTAGGCCTATCACAATATATAAGCTTGCTATCAATTGATTTTCAGGCTATCAAGTAACTGCTCAATAATTGTTGACTGTTAAATGCATGTATATAAATTTGTTTACATTCCAACATTCTAGGAGAAACTATACTATGCTACCATGGCAAAAATATTTATGAGGCTAAATGCCTTAAACTGAGGCAAACGGACCTCGGGACGGAGTGTAGGATACAATTCATCGGCTGGGGCAGAGGGTAAGTAGGCTTATCAGATTTGCATGCTTTAAGCCCGATTGTGTGATTTTTACTTGTTCCATGACGTTTCATAAAATTCATATTCTAGCCTCCTCAGACCCAATGTGCAGTATATAGTGTACATATATTATGGATTTCACACAACTACAGTCTTACCCTTCTCtagaatcattaaaaaaatattttcatattttttccaattttttcatagttatttataattttaaaataaaatgttatgcaattttatcattatttcagTGATTATGAAATGTACACTCCTAATCAATGTAGATTCCTACTCAATCATATGTAGAACCTGTACAAGCTGTAGTCTCATTTCCCTGGCAATGCAATAATTATGGTGCAATACCTGTAGAATGCTGGCACAAAGCCTTATGCACCAATTGCACAGAACTTGAAATGAGTTATATCATTGGTATCAGTGAGCACTGTAACATTGTTGAGTGAGAATAATTTTGCATTGTATGCCTATAGATATCATCAATTCAATAGGCTGCCACTATTTGATAAATAACATTTGATAAGGTTTTTGAAATGTCAGACAATactttttttatcaaattattgatttacaATTGGGATGATTTCTTCTTTGCTGATAAAACCTTggagattttttaaattaatgttaGTATCCACTACTACGTAAATAATTTCCTCTTTAGGGGAACTGTCAATTTCTTGTCTGCACTTTTGTATCAGTAACTTAGTATCAGcatcttcctcatcatcatagAATAAATCAATGACTGGAAGATTTCCATTTCCTATGAGGAATgttcttattttgtaaatatCTATATCCATTATTACCTAAATTAAACAATGAAAATGTTTAAATACAGCCACGTTGGGAGAACACTCCAACACACTGTCATCTTGGTTCACATGGTCATAATGTACACTATTCTGTACATGTAGTTAAAAGTGAAATAATACCAATGTTTATACCACAAACTAATTAATTACGGTAGTCTGTTGGCTAATTGTCATATGTTTATCATAGAATGTGCATTCatacataaaatatttttgaaactgGGAGACATTATTCAAAACAATGCATTGCACGTGATGTCACAACTAATTTCGACAGTTTCTCATCCTATTGACCTATAAACccttttacaattatttcaattctatatttcattaccgataaattattttttcaaataagatctttcttattttctattctttcttaataatttttcatgttttgtaaTGTGAATCCTGTATAAATTGTTtcacttttttgttattttgtaaCATCAGGCCTCTGCACATAGGCTATTGTCTTCATAGGGTCTTCTCTTGATCAATGATAtctgttttctatttcaattcatttttatgtaaCATCAAGCCTCTGCACATAGCCTATTGTGTGTCCTGCGTCGTATTGCGGTCTCACAGACAGCACTTAACAAAACGCTATTGGCCAAAAATCACAGATACCGTATTAAACATATTTACTTTTCCAGGAATTCCCCgttttaattttaaaacaatCACTTATAAAAAATCTACTCGTCTCTATTAAAAAGTAAACTTTTTTgtcttcaatgaaattcaacattatAGATGCATAGATATTCAATTTCCCCgattaagtgattctattcaaCTCGGAAACTGTTTCATTTCGCCCATTGACTTTACCGTAATTTTCCGGCCGAGATTTCAACTATTGAGGGGGTTAGCGTTGCCGTCTACAAACGGAAAGTGAGCAGGTGGCTGTTCTGCATCGGTTCATATATGCTGCAGCAGAGGCTATCTATACTCACCATATCACCatatatagatgaatatttctattcatgaatacaaaataccattcaatttatattacacACAATACCACGCCAATAAAGCTATTATTTCTAACTCAGCCCTTTAAACGCCGTCGAGctaaaacttttattttttctatctttagtttcaatatttatcatcataatattgTTACTATTCTTtcgaatttcattattattcatagtttgtgATTTCTTTCATTATTGCTAGTGCTTTGCTTtctgtctgataatttgcgactcctccctgcacacggacaaatcatccgGGAAGGGAGAATATTCATGTAATCCATAACActgttatattttgtaaatatgtcatattttatgaataaactaatttgaatttgaatttattgcctTCATAGGGTCTTTACTTGATCAATGATAGCCATtctctatttctatttattttggtttgaacaatttttgatttgtttctattttattgtGTATACTCTcatagaagaaaaatagcaTTTCCAATCAAATCAATCTGTTTATTACCAGGTATCAGATAGTTGGTGAAAGTGCCCAAATCAGTTGCCGAAATTTAATCAGTCGCCTTTTATGTTCGTCATCCATTGTCAATGAACAAATTTTACCAGcctcatagaatagaatagaaaaacgtttattgatattgaattaataagctaccttaagcgaacctcaaagaggctgcttgacaagtTGCCATAAAcgaaacatgtaaattcaaatataaatatccatatatcagtgaactttaattctacaaaaatttatttaacagttaaaattatcatgaaattaactaattaattgttggctcagctctcaaaaatctCGAAAGTGTTGTAATGCACAGTTAACCTGAACttacatagaaaaaatagaacggattgaattacattattatgctacatctaaagtgtaattattcaaccaaattttaaattatctttTCAATAGGCGCATATTAGCAAACTCAGCACAATTATCCggtaaatcattgaaagtttttgatacaatgtagattaaggtgtttctggctaaattatttgaagtaataTTTATGGTAAAACATACTTATTCCTTAAATCATATCGATTAACTTTCATAACTATATATTTGTTGCTggtaattttctaaaatcaaagtaaacagaaatattccttttatattcaaaaccttGCACTTATTCAAAAGGGTTTCATATGAAATATCTGCCTGAGAATTGCTGACCGAACGTAGAATCTTCCTCTGTACCGAAGATATTCTCCTAAGATGAACATTGCTAGCAAATCCCCAACCTCGCAATCCATATCTCATAACAGACTCTCCCAAAGGCTCTACATCCTCTTCACTTTATTGGGTATTAAatctttaataattataatacatttttgccaATGTTTGAGTCAATTACAAACATTTTCTATATGAATATCCCAACGAAAATGACTGTCAACTATTACTCCtaaatacttataatttatacaattcgATATAAAGTGACGACAATCTCTTGTGCATATGAAAATTTCTTGCTCCTGCAGTAGGAAACATTCACAGCAATGGTGCTTAAGTTCGGGTTCCATAAGTCTTTTCATGTAGGATGTAGCACCTTGGTTTTGGTAACATTTATatttaaacaattattatgagACCATTTAGCTAGAGTATTGGCTATCATAAGTTgcatgatgatagaaattaatttttgtttcttaTTTTACTTATTTTGTATTCGAATACGTTATGCCCACTACATGGattaattgtttttgtatgaCTACTAACTTATTATGAATTGTTTGACAGGTGGGATCAGTGGATTGGCGTTTGGGAAAAGAGAATTCTTCAGCGCAATGAAGCCAACTTGCGGAAGAAAGATGCGCTGGAGACACAGCAAATAATAGAGTAAGTATTTTTCATCATCTCACGgcatgtaaaaaatataaaaacaatattttacattttcGGGCACTATATAAAGGAACTAATAACTTGAATGCGAAGCTCTGCTTTCCAATGAATTCCTGGTCTGTTGGGTAGAAAGAGTTTACATTGTCTCCTTTTTTCACAAATCAactcaaaatatatctattgGAATTTGAACTTTATGAAAAAGGTATCACACAGACTAAACTTCTGGGCAAGGGACAGAGATACTGTCAGAGCTACCGCGCgtattattattctttactTGTCAATTTCGCAGAATTTCTCATTCACATGCTGAATTATTACGAATGTGACCAATTCTTAAATTTTGGCGCCGGGGCTACTCTATCGTATTTCTTATTATATCTATAAATGTAATGATATACTGCACTAATATTATAAGTAGCCTACATGCTACGAGTATTATATATACTGGGCTACTTACATGACAAAGTTGGTAAAATTTTTTGTTGGTTCATTGATAACTATAATGTGTTATATAAAAGCTAAATACGGTActtattcattcactcactcatccataatcaacagaactaaaaatctactggacaaaatacgttcaaatttggcaaaTTAGTTTAGTTGACCTTCTGAGGCGCACTAAAAGCAGaaatgtttaaatttggtaCACAGGCCTGAGAAAGGTATAGAAATGTAGGCCACAGCTGAGGTATAGAAATGTTGTTTTGGAAGTGTTTTGTTACAACACCCATGTTCCACCCAAGGATGAGCTTAACTCTCTTTCtactgaaataaaatgtattgaacAGAAAGGTTTaagagtgcaataaaagctaaattgaTTGATGCATCACCGTAAAGTTTAGAGGAATAAGCCTCAACTGTTAGCGTTTGTACGCATTTTTTTGCAAGCATATATTTGTATGTATGGATACATACCTCCTTTGTATGTTCggattttcttctcttttttcttttataattacttttttaGAGTACTGTACTCAATATTTTTGACGTTCATATACTACCAAGCTTTGCTTGATTTTTGTAGTGTTATATGACGAAAATTAAACTAAACTCAACTAAACTGACTGGCGGTTTTTGAACGTTTTCCTGCGTTTTCTATAGGCCTTCTTAAGAACTAATTCACAGATCATGTTCAATCATATTTGGTACATAAGTTGTATGGATTTGTACCATGGTCTAGAATTTATTTCTTGAGAGGACTTAACTCACCCCTCACATATAGATTTTTAGCGTTTTCCCAGCTTTACAAGATCAAATTGACAAAAAACGTTTAAGTTTTATTGTTATTCCATGTTGGAAGCTACTTGACCACTCAACCCTTGGGTACCGACCACCAAGGGAGAGtgaaatgctaattaatgacaTAACATTTCCACACAACCATGTGGTAACTAGCTATGCCATGTTCGACATCCACAAATCATTAATTTGTCCTGAGTAGACGGAGGGAGCCCAAAATGACCGCTTTCTGCATCTGCCCTAATAGTGGAATGGCACTCTTATCACAAGCaggaattgattttgaatttgaaagcaAGGATGAGCGCTACCCTCCAAGAACACCAATCATTATAAGAGCCAGCAGTCGTACAGAGTAGCCTCTGTTCAGTCTGCGAAGCTCCACCAATAGTTCCTGGTACTTGATccgtttttattatttttatatcattgaATTAGGTACAGAGGTTCAGCTAGAGTGTAAATATGTTGAGAGGACTTCAATATTTAGACAAGATACGCACACAATTTGCCAGCTTTTTCATTATCTTATTATAGTcacaaaattgttc
Coding sequences within it:
- the LOC120354913 gene encoding mortality factor 4-like protein 1, producing the protein MENEARFFRPEEGETILCYHGKNIYEAKCLKLRQTDLGTECRIQFIGWGRGWDQWIGVWEKRILQRNEANLRKKDALETQQIIERRERRARLMSPPKEAQRGRVTKRKRGRTPGRPSKKQ